The proteins below are encoded in one region of Salvelinus fontinalis isolate EN_2023a chromosome 10, ASM2944872v1, whole genome shotgun sequence:
- the si:dkeyp-72g9.4 gene encoding uncharacterized protein si:dkeyp-72g9.4 encodes MRPRSRLLAKRGLPTIREGYEELVQDMNQANSLHLPPHGQVHSSLSTQDYFLSICQLARPTFPLAQPDCDILTVSSMASLRPCLRLHRLRDPVPLCQPLISNVSNHTQLEQEESQSECSGLERVVNVSSGQTSSRVLPSVSDPLELIYGHGEALLLAACRAPDSQGCKGEGRESVTQRRSQPPLRADSFPRMCSTPLTQHKGSCPDLCLMDPSDQEKPNPDPAPPQTSSSDQQKPDASSSLSWRFQNDSDRAPAGVRGKCTRYMDKHTMVSHWIADCRSAWREARVRVCMLPAIAEM; translated from the coding sequence ATGCGTCCCCGCTCCAGACTCCTGGCTAAGAGGGGCCTACCCACCATCAGGGAGGGATATGAGGAGCTGGTACAGGACATGAACCAGGCCAAcagcctccacctccctccccatGGCCAGGTCCACTCCTCTCTGTCTACCCAGGACTACTTCCTGTCCATCTGTCAGCTCGCCCGCCCAACCTTCCCCCTGGCCCAACCTGACTGTGACATCCTCACTGTGAGCTCTATGGCCTCTCTGAGGCCCTGCCTGAGGCTGCACAGACTGAGGGACCCTGTGCCACTCTGTCAGCCTCTGATTTCCAACGTCAGCAACCACACACAGTTAGAGCAGGAGGAGAGTCAGAGTGAGTGTAGTGGCCTAGAGAGAGTGGTGAATGTCAGCTCAGGTCAGACCTCCAGTAGGGTTCTCCCCAGTGTCTCGGACCCCCTAGAGTTAATCTACGGTCATGGGGAGGCACTCCTCTTAGCTGCCTGTCGCGCCCCTGACTCACAGGGCTGTaagggtgaggggagagagagtgtgacccAGCGTCGATCACAACCCCCACTACGCGCCGACAGTTTCCCACGTATGTGTTCCACGCCTCTGACACAGCACAAAGGCAGCTGCCCTGACCTCTGCCTGATGGACCCCTCTGACCAAGAGAAGCCAAACCCTGACCCTGCTCCACCACAGACATCTTCATCAGACCAGCAGAAACCTGATGCCTCCAGCTCACTCTCCTGGAGGTTCCAGAACGACTCAGACAGGGCCCCTGCTGGTGTGAGGGGGAAGTGCACTCGCTACATGGACAAACACACAATGGTATCACACTGGATTGCTGACTGTCGCTCGGCCTGGAGAGAAGCCAGAGTCAGGGTGTGCATGCTTCCTGCCATAGCAGAGATGTAG